One genomic window of Pseudomonas aeruginosa includes the following:
- a CDS encoding alkaline phosphatase family protein, with amino-acid sequence MRHDVILVLLDGLNHSVARDCMGHLQALCGAGRGQSYRLECELPSLSRPLYECILTGVPPIDSGILHNDVVRLSQEQSLFHYARAAGLSTAAAAYHWVSELYNRAPFDPARDRHTDDSALPIQRGHFYWSDHYPDSHLFADAESLRRRHAPNFMLVHSMNIDDAGHRHGLASPAYRNAARRADALLSEYLHQWLAAGYQVAITADHGMNEDRSHGGILEEEREVPLFVFGDAFSRDDLAQPLQTDLCGTLCEILGAAHDKPVCRELLAP; translated from the coding sequence ATGCGCCACGACGTCATCCTCGTCCTGCTGGACGGCCTCAACCACAGCGTCGCCCGCGACTGCATGGGGCATCTCCAGGCCCTCTGCGGCGCCGGCCGCGGCCAGTCGTACCGCCTGGAATGCGAGTTGCCTTCGCTGTCCCGGCCGCTCTACGAATGCATCCTCACCGGAGTGCCGCCGATCGATAGCGGCATCCTGCACAACGACGTGGTCCGCCTGAGCCAGGAACAGAGCCTGTTCCACTACGCCCGCGCGGCCGGCCTGAGTACCGCGGCAGCGGCCTACCACTGGGTCAGCGAACTGTACAACCGCGCGCCGTTCGACCCGGCCCGCGACCGCCACACCGACGACAGCGCACTGCCGATCCAGCGCGGACACTTCTACTGGAGCGACCACTATCCGGACTCGCACCTGTTCGCCGACGCGGAAAGCCTGCGCCGCCGGCACGCACCGAACTTCATGCTGGTCCACTCGATGAACATCGACGACGCCGGGCACAGGCACGGCCTCGCCAGCCCCGCCTACCGCAACGCCGCGCGGCGCGCCGACGCACTGCTGTCGGAATACCTGCACCAGTGGCTGGCGGCCGGCTACCAGGTGGCGATCACCGCCGATCACGGAATGAACGAGGACCGCAGCCACGGCGGCATCCTCGAGGAGGAGCGCGAGGTGCCGCTGTTCGTCTTCGGCGACGCCTTCAGCCGCGACGACCTGGCGCAACCGCTGCAGACCGACCTCTGCGGCACGCTCTGCGAAATCCTCGGCGCCGCCCACGACAAACCCGTCTGCCGGGAGCTGCTCGCCCCATGA